A genomic region of Bernardetia sp. ABR2-2B contains the following coding sequences:
- a CDS encoding polysaccharide biosynthesis tyrosine autokinase, producing the protein MDIQQDVITTTSGNQNGQAKGNQASLTKPDNDAFSPKKIIYTLWRNKLFILFCIGIAVSIAWWKTYYATPIYTIGAAIQVKDNRKSSSPVALLYSKDMFGGNKRLSSEIKFIRSYPFIKRVCEKMDMRVYYYQEGNIRTTEIYPVKNASFEVMINIDADSNLRELPNYKIKYKDDKSFFLINSSEEWDNARSYQFGETISESSTTFKVLNKNLVDGIIYGFRFTNPSSLARGFLGRLSAYTDEDASLIRLNIVSSVPARAKDFITTVMQEYIAYGLEDKNLEAVRTINFIDEQLSQIRDSLFLIENKIQNFKSDNKFVVGEDAVGRNLEQYVELEETNRELILQEKYLDYLVAYIKESDNYKGVTPPAAVGVEDGITSSLIGRLVDLQIQREIFLEKGSAKNPFLVETNIEIDKVRESLLEHLNNTKLNNKIAFEDIRSRLNLLDKQMNTLPSIERKLLNINRLYSINEEIYILLLNKRMEASIAQAATREDSQILEPPFNYGAISPNAKQNYTIAILLGLLFPIALVYVRNYFRSTIETLDEVKSISSVPILGVVMHSKKKKRGNSTPLINTQPKSALAEAFRSIRSNLLFLIGRIDKTSTLMISSSISGEGKSFCSANISISMALTGKRTVLIVADMRKPQMYVPMPNEQYSKDGLSTYLIGSKSLDEVVQATSIENLDVIYSGAVPPNPAELLMGESMDELIKDLKKNYDYIIIDTPPLGLVSDALILGKYANATVYVVRQDRTPIEKLKGLERIYNEQMLHNVGIIFNDVKTQSVGVYGYGSYGGYGYYEVSDADLPWWKRIAKKIKK; encoded by the coding sequence TTGGATATTCAACAAGATGTAATCACTACTACTAGTGGTAATCAAAACGGTCAAGCAAAAGGTAATCAAGCTTCATTAACAAAGCCTGACAATGATGCTTTTAGCCCCAAAAAAATCATTTATACACTTTGGAGAAATAAACTTTTTATTTTATTCTGCATTGGTATAGCAGTTTCTATTGCTTGGTGGAAAACATATTATGCTACTCCTATCTATACAATAGGGGCAGCTATTCAAGTGAAAGACAATAGAAAATCATCTTCTCCTGTAGCTTTACTTTATTCAAAAGATATGTTTGGGGGTAACAAACGCTTATCTTCTGAAATTAAATTTATACGTTCTTATCCTTTTATAAAACGAGTATGTGAAAAAATGGATATGCGTGTATATTATTATCAAGAAGGTAATATTCGCACTACTGAAATTTATCCTGTCAAAAATGCCTCATTCGAAGTGATGATAAATATTGACGCAGATAGTAATCTAAGAGAACTTCCAAACTACAAGATAAAATATAAAGATGATAAAAGTTTTTTTCTAATAAACTCAAGCGAAGAGTGGGATAATGCACGGTCTTATCAATTTGGAGAAACTATTTCTGAAAGTAGTACGACTTTTAAAGTATTAAATAAAAATTTAGTAGATGGGATTATTTATGGCTTTCGTTTCACAAACCCATCTTCTTTAGCTAGAGGCTTTTTAGGACGTCTTTCTGCTTATACTGACGAAGATGCCTCTCTAATTCGTCTCAATATAGTTTCATCTGTACCTGCAAGAGCAAAAGATTTTATTACAACTGTGATGCAAGAATATATTGCTTATGGCTTGGAAGACAAGAACTTAGAAGCTGTTCGTACGATTAATTTTATAGATGAACAACTTTCTCAAATTAGGGATTCTTTGTTCTTAATAGAAAATAAAATACAGAACTTCAAATCTGATAATAAGTTTGTAGTAGGAGAAGATGCCGTAGGTAGAAACCTAGAACAATACGTTGAGCTAGAAGAGACAAACAGAGAATTGATATTGCAGGAAAAATATTTAGATTATTTAGTAGCTTATATAAAAGAAAGTGATAATTATAAAGGAGTTACACCTCCTGCTGCTGTAGGTGTTGAAGATGGAATCACATCTTCTTTAATTGGAAGATTAGTTGATTTACAGATACAAAGGGAAATATTTTTAGAAAAGGGAAGCGCAAAAAATCCTTTTCTAGTAGAAACTAATATTGAAATTGATAAAGTAAGAGAGTCATTATTAGAACACCTCAATAATACAAAGTTGAATAATAAGATAGCATTTGAAGATATAAGAAGCCGTCTTAATTTATTAGACAAGCAAATGAATACTTTACCTAGTATAGAGCGTAAACTTTTAAATATCAACCGTCTTTATTCAATAAATGAAGAAATTTATATTCTACTACTCAACAAACGTATGGAAGCTAGTATAGCACAAGCTGCCACTAGAGAAGATAGTCAAATTCTAGAACCTCCATTTAATTATGGAGCAATTTCTCCTAATGCAAAGCAGAATTATACGATAGCTATTTTACTGGGTTTACTCTTTCCAATAGCACTTGTTTATGTTAGAAACTACTTTAGAAGTACCATTGAAACCTTAGATGAAGTAAAGAGTATTTCTAGTGTTCCTATTTTAGGAGTAGTAATGCACTCTAAAAAGAAAAAACGAGGAAATAGCACTCCTCTCATAAATACACAGCCAAAATCAGCACTTGCAGAGGCTTTTCGCTCTATTCGTTCCAATCTATTATTTTTGATTGGTCGTATAGATAAAACAAGTACCTTAATGATTAGCTCATCTATATCAGGAGAAGGAAAATCTTTTTGTTCTGCAAATATATCTATTTCTATGGCTCTAACAGGAAAACGTACAGTTTTGATTGTTGCTGATATGAGGAAGCCACAAATGTACGTTCCTATGCCTAATGAACAGTATAGTAAAGATGGACTTAGCACTTATTTAATAGGAAGTAAGAGCTTAGATGAAGTAGTTCAAGCTACTTCTATTGAAAACTTAGATGTTATTTATTCAGGGGCAGTTCCTCCTAATCCAGCAGAACTTTTGATGGGAGAATCAATGGATGAACTTATAAAAGATTTGAAAAAGAATTATGATTATATCATAATAGATACTCCTCCTTTGGGTTTGGTAAGTGATGCGCTAATTTTGGGAAAATATGCTAATGCTACAGTATATGTTGTGCGTCAGGATAGAACACCGATAGAAAAACTAAAAGGTTTAGAGCGTATATATAATGAGCAAATGCTGCATAATGTAGGTATTATTTTTAATGATGTAAAGACACAATCTGTAGGAGTTTATGGTTATGGCTCTTATGGAGGATATGGATATTATGAAGTAAGTGATGCTGATTTGCCTTGGTGGAAAAGAATTGCAAAGAAAATAAAAAAATAA
- a CDS encoding DUF6048 family protein: MKKRTFKIIRKITFTLLLFVLFFEVNTVFAQLTTTNDTTQTIVKKKKEPKPPVVYTPISFRVGVDIWSLLNNARNPNILRFNGNAEITFNNVWFAVVEGGYGDAQSFKEIPNSFEYKNTGYFGRIGVEYNVLHRLLDREAIVLGAKYGFAGFSHQLNYDIDDRYWDLEAVDNDRIRYSRQVAEDNMTFSWAEINAGMKVNLARKGFLSHLYMSYLFRIRMRISQPNDVFAKPTTIAGFGQNDKPVNLGFSYFLSYEF, encoded by the coding sequence ATGAAAAAAAGAACTTTTAAAATCATAAGAAAGATTACTTTTACGCTATTATTATTTGTTTTATTTTTTGAAGTAAATACGGTTTTTGCACAATTAACGACAACTAATGATACTACGCAAACAATCGTAAAAAAGAAAAAAGAACCCAAACCACCAGTAGTTTATACACCTATTTCATTTCGTGTAGGGGTTGATATATGGTCTTTATTAAATAATGCTCGTAATCCAAATATTTTGCGTTTTAATGGAAACGCAGAGATTACATTTAATAATGTTTGGTTTGCAGTTGTAGAAGGAGGCTATGGTGATGCACAATCTTTTAAAGAAATTCCAAACTCTTTTGAGTATAAAAACACAGGTTATTTTGGAAGAATAGGAGTAGAATATAACGTTTTGCATCGTCTTTTGGATAGAGAAGCAATCGTTTTGGGTGCAAAGTATGGTTTTGCTGGTTTTTCGCATCAACTAAATTATGATATTGATGACCGTTATTGGGATTTGGAAGCTGTTGATAATGACCGTATTCGTTATTCTAGGCAAGTAGCCGAAGATAATATGACCTTTAGCTGGGCAGAAATAAATGCTGGAATGAAAGTAAATTTGGCAAGAAAAGGTTTTTTATCACATTTGTATATGAGTTACCTTTTCAGAATTCGTATGCGAATCTCTCAACCAAACGATGTATTTGCCAAGCCAACAACTATTGCAGGTTTTGGACAAAATGATAAACCTGTCAATCTTGGTTTTAGTTACTTTTTGAGTTATGAGTTTTAG